One region of Carya illinoinensis cultivar Pawnee chromosome 8, C.illinoinensisPawnee_v1, whole genome shotgun sequence genomic DNA includes:
- the LOC122318214 gene encoding L-type lectin-domain containing receptor kinase IX.1-like produces the protein MALSNIVSCFLQPRNIHRPLLNQIFFFLFLFPQANSFSFDYPSFQPNMANIKLQGDAFRSGNDVLELTKNQLDGSIGGSVGHASYNEAVRLWDARTGKLADFTTHFSFVVNALNAKLYGDGIAFFIAPFEFDIPVNSSGGTLGLFSSGSNSTNTSMNKIVAVEFDTFKNRWDPNDNHVGINVNSIVSVANVTWKSSIKNGSTANAWVSYNSTTQNLSVFLTYADNPVFGGNSSLSYKVDLRNVLPELVRVGFSAATGLHIELHTIHSWSFNSSLEVENQVKKNKVGLGAGLGVGFGVLSCGLGLLWFIYWRKRGDGENEGLGDDVFTDDEFEKGTGPRRFTCRELTHATNNFDEGGKLGEGGFGGVYKGFLSESSTEIAVKRVSKGSKQGRKEYISEVKIISRLRHRNLVQLIGWCHAQGEFLLVYEYMPNGSLDTHLFGGKIMLTWPVRDKIALGLASALLYLHEEWEQCVVHRDIKSSNIMLDANFNAKLGDFGLARLVDHELGSQTTVLAGTMGYLAPECVTTGRASKESDVYSFGVVCLEIACGRKPVDPREEQSKVRLVEWVWNLYGKGQILEAVDKGLSMEFDEQQMERLMVVGLWCCHPDPIIRPSIKQVINVLNSEALLPELPSKFPVPMYSLPPVNMSIFSDISLGHTGSTKDRTQCSCSSCSTYLSNTSEGSAKALLNWGVDQAYNHA, from the coding sequence ATGGCGCTCTCCAACATAGTTTCATGCTTTCTTCAACCTCGAAACATCCATCGACCCCTTTTGAAtcaaatcttcttctttttgtttctgtttcCCCAAGCTAATTCATTTTCCTTCGACTATCCTAGTTTCCAGCCAAATATGGCAAACATAAAACTCCAGGGTGATGCATTCCGGTCTGGTAATGATGTTCTTGAACTCACAAAGAATCAACTCGATGGCTCCATCGGTGGAAGTGTAGGTCATGCCTCATATAATGAAGCTGTCCGCCTCTGGGATGCAAGAACAGGGAAGCTTGCCGATTTCACTACTCATTTCTCCTTTGTCGTCAATGCTTTGAATGCAAAGCTATATGGTGATGGGATTGCCTTCTTCATTGCACCATTTGAATTTGATATACCTGTAAATTCATCAGGTGGGACTCTTGGACTGTTTAGTTCTGGATCCAATTCCACTAACAcctcaatgaataaaattgtggCAGTTGAGTTTGACACTTTCAAAAACCGCTGGGATCCAAATGATAATCACGTAGGAATCAATGTCAATTCCATTGTCTCTGTGGCGAATGTCACATGGAAAAGCAGCATCAAGAATGGATCAACGGCAAACGCATGGGTAAGTTATAACTCAACCACCCAAAATCTTAGTGTCTTCCTAACGTATGCTGATAATCCGGTCTTCGGTGGCAACTCCAGCCTTTCATATAAAGTTGATTTGAGAAATGTGTTGCCTGAATTGGTTAGAGTTGGTTTCTCCGCTGCTACAGGTCTGCACATAGAATTACATACAATACATTCTTGGTCATTCAATTCAAGTTTGGAGGTCGAAAatcaagttaaaaaaaacaaagtggGGCTGGGGGCTGGTTTAGGTGTGGGTTTTGGTGTATTGAGTTGTGGCTTAGGTCTACTTTGGTTCATCTATTGGAGAAAAAGGGGCGATGGAGAAAATGAAGGTTTGGGCGACGATGTCTTCACGGATGATGAATTTGAAAAGGGAACTGGGCCAAGGAGGTTCACTTGTCGTGAACTTACTCATGCAACAAACAACTTTGACGAAGGAGGGAAGCTTGGGGAGGGAGGATTCGGAGGCGTTTACAAGGGTTTCTTAAGTGAATCCAGTACAGAAATTGCTGTTAAGAGGGTCTCGAAAGGATCAAAGCAAGGGAGAAAGGAGTATATATCAGAAGTGAAAATCATAAGTCGTTTAAGACACAGAAATTTGGTTCAACTTATTGGTTGGTGCCATGCACAGGGTGAGTTCCTCCTCGTGTACGAGTACATGCCTAATGGAAGCCTCGATACTCATCTCTTTGGAGGAAAGATTATGCTAACATGGCCGGTAAGGGATAAGATAGCCCTTGGATTGGCTTCTGCTTTGTTGTACCTTCATGAAGAATGGGAACAATGTGTAGTGCACAGAGATATCAAGTCAAGCAACATCATGTTGGATGCAAATTTCAATGCCAAGCTTGGTGATTTTGGTCTTGCGAGGCTTGTAGACCATGAGTTGGGGTCACAAACAACTGTTTTGGCAGGCACCATGGGCTACCTAGCCCCAGAGTGTGTCACCACAGGCAGGGCAAGTAAGGAATCTGACGTCTATAGTTTTGGGGTGGTTTGCCTTGAGATTGCATGTGGAAGAAAGCCAGTGGACCCAAGGGAAGAACAGAGCAAGGTAAGGCTGGTAGAGTGGGTATGGAATCTCTATGGAAAAGGCCAAATCCTTGAAGCTGTTGACAAGGGATTAAGCATGGAGTTCGATGAGCAGCAAATGGAACGCTTGATGGTAGTTGGGCTATGGTGTTGCCATCCCGATCCCATTATCCGACCCTCAATAAAGCAAGTGATAAATGTTCTTAATTCCGAAGCTCTATTGCCCGAACTTCCCTCAAAGTTTCCGGTGCCCATGTATTCTCTACCTCCGGTGAATATGTCTATATTCTCCGATATATCATTGGGTCACACAGGGTCAACGAAAGACCGGACACAGTGTTCATGTAGCAGTTGCTCTACTTATTTGTCAAATACGTCAGAGGGTTCCGCAAAAGCTCTTCTAAATTGGGGTGTCGATCAAGCTTATAATCATGCTTAA